From a single Paenibacillus sp. FSL W8-0426 genomic region:
- a CDS encoding SulP family inorganic anion transporter, with product MNTLKQQWFGNIRGDVLAGITVALALIPEAIAFSIIAGVDPMVGLYASITIAIVISIAGGRPGMISAATGAMAVLMVGLVKDYGVEYLFAATILTGIIQFILGIFKVGRFITFVPHSVLTGFVNALAILIFMAQLTHFTGANWIMYAMVAGTLAIIYILPRFFKAAPAPLVAIIVMTIITFVFHLDVKTVGQMGNLTSTLPMFHLPNIEWSFNTLMILLPYSFTMALVGLLESLLTATIVDEMTETRSSKNREVRGQGIANFVNGFFGGMGGCAMIGQSVINVKSGGRGRLSTFTAGAFLAILLLLLSDVVKQVPIGALVGVMFMVCIGTFDWSSLKNIGRVPRAEAFVMVVTVVIVVITSDLSIGVLVGVVLSVLHFGWKQAKIRVQSSEEQGRKVYRVHGPFFFGSSSRFVDEFNAEADPDEITIDFSGSHIWDNTAVVAIGKVKFKYAKLGKTVHLRGLNEESSRLLEKSGFALSQGH from the coding sequence ATGAATACGTTAAAACAACAGTGGTTTGGCAACATCCGCGGCGATGTGCTCGCAGGCATTACGGTGGCGCTGGCGCTTATTCCGGAAGCCATTGCCTTCTCCATTATCGCGGGCGTGGACCCGATGGTGGGGCTGTATGCTTCGATTACGATCGCGATCGTCATCTCGATTGCGGGCGGCAGACCGGGCATGATCTCTGCGGCGACCGGAGCGATGGCCGTGCTGATGGTTGGGCTCGTCAAGGATTACGGCGTGGAGTATTTGTTTGCCGCAACGATTCTGACGGGCATCATCCAGTTTATTTTGGGCATTTTCAAAGTAGGGCGTTTCATCACGTTTGTGCCCCATTCGGTATTGACCGGATTCGTGAACGCCTTGGCGATTTTGATTTTCATGGCACAGCTGACGCATTTTACGGGTGCAAACTGGATCATGTACGCAATGGTAGCGGGCACGCTGGCGATCATTTACATTTTGCCGCGCTTTTTCAAGGCTGCTCCTGCGCCGCTCGTTGCCATTATCGTGATGACGATCATCACGTTCGTCTTTCATCTGGATGTCAAAACGGTCGGACAGATGGGCAATCTGACAAGCACGTTGCCGATGTTCCATCTGCCGAACATTGAGTGGTCCTTCAACACACTGATGATTCTGCTGCCGTATTCCTTTACGATGGCACTTGTTGGTCTGTTGGAATCGCTGCTGACCGCGACGATCGTGGATGAAATGACCGAGACGCGCAGCAGCAAAAACCGCGAGGTTCGCGGCCAAGGGATCGCCAATTTCGTGAATGGTTTCTTTGGCGGCATGGGCGGATGCGCGATGATCGGCCAGTCCGTCATCAACGTGAAATCCGGCGGCCGCGGCCGATTGTCGACCTTTACCGCAGGTGCATTTCTGGCGATTTTGCTGCTCTTGCTCAGCGATGTCGTGAAGCAGGTGCCGATCGGCGCACTGGTCGGCGTCATGTTTATGGTGTGCATCGGCACGTTCGATTGGAGCTCGCTCAAAAACATCGGCCGCGTGCCGCGGGCAGAGGCCTTCGTTATGGTCGTGACCGTGGTGATCGTAGTCATTACCAGCGACTTGTCGATCGGTGTGCTCGTCGGCGTTGTGCTCAGCGTGCTGCATTTCGGCTGGAAGCAAGCCAAGATTCGGGTGCAATCGAGCGAAGAGCAAGGACGCAAGGTGTACCGCGTGCATGGGCCGTTTTTCTTCGGTTCTTCCTCCCGGTTCGTGGATGAATTCAATGCCGAGGCTGACCCGGATGAAATCACGATCGATTTCAGCGGTTCTCACATTTGGGATAACACGGCCGTCGTGGCGATTGGCAAGGTGAAGTTCAAATACGCCAAGCTGGGCAAAACCGTGCATTTGCGCGGGCTGAACGAGGAAAGCAGCCGTTTGCTCGAAAAGAGCGGATTCGCTCTTTCTCAGGGCCATTAG
- a CDS encoding phasin family protein has protein sequence MSDLFKKAISLGLGLTVVSKEKIEKTVDDLVKRGKLAPGESRDLVDKLMERGNEEQGQIKKWINEQVQRALVDVGVPTKGEVARLEQRIEALEAKLAKLGHSPQAEPVAAPAPLEVPPLKENE, from the coding sequence ATGAGCGATTTGTTCAAAAAGGCAATTTCGTTAGGGCTCGGTCTTACCGTTGTAAGCAAGGAAAAAATCGAAAAAACCGTGGACGACCTGGTCAAACGGGGCAAGCTTGCGCCCGGAGAATCCAGGGACTTGGTCGACAAGTTGATGGAACGCGGCAATGAAGAGCAAGGCCAGATCAAGAAATGGATCAACGAACAGGTCCAGCGTGCGCTTGTGGACGTCGGCGTGCCGACCAAAGGCGAAGTGGCTCGGCTGGAACAACGCATTGAAGCACTTGAAGCCAAGCTGGCCAAACTGGGTCACTCCCCGCAAGCTGAACCGGTTGCCGCACCTGCGCCGCTCGAAGTCCCTCCTCTTAAAGAGAACGAGTAG
- a CDS encoding cobalt-precorrin-5B (C(1))-methyltransferase, with protein MMEKKRMKSGEAPDPDKPMRSGFTTGACATAVAKGAAQLLLTGIVPDRAVVSLPAGFDHSFELQEQELKEGVATCATIKDAGDDPDATHLAKIIAHVTWRDEPGVELDGGIGVGRVTKPGLPVPVGEAAINPVPRRMITEAVTQVLAEHGAARGVRVVISVPDGEEIAKKTLNSRLGIIGGISILGTRGVVVPFSTSAYKASVVQAISVAQASGCEHIVLTTGGSSEKYAMKMMPELPEEAFIQMGDFVGFAIKHGKRLGMKRISLVGMPGKFAKVAQGVMMVHSKSAPVDFGFLASVARETGAGEELAQAIEEANTATQVADMMTEAGFLPYFEKLCTYACRHCLEHAGGGLTVEVVLVTMKGMELGRAEVSELDGINGNE; from the coding sequence ATGATGGAAAAAAAACGCATGAAAAGCGGAGAGGCCCCGGATCCGGATAAACCGATGCGTTCCGGCTTTACGACAGGGGCGTGCGCAACGGCCGTGGCGAAAGGGGCCGCGCAGCTGCTGCTGACCGGCATTGTGCCGGATCGGGCCGTCGTATCGCTGCCGGCAGGTTTTGACCACTCGTTCGAGCTGCAGGAGCAGGAATTGAAAGAAGGCGTGGCGACTTGCGCCACGATCAAAGATGCCGGCGACGATCCCGATGCCACGCATCTGGCGAAGATCATCGCGCATGTCACGTGGCGGGACGAGCCGGGCGTCGAGCTGGACGGAGGCATTGGCGTGGGCCGGGTGACCAAACCGGGGCTTCCTGTGCCGGTCGGCGAGGCGGCGATCAATCCCGTGCCGCGGCGCATGATCACCGAAGCGGTCACGCAGGTGCTCGCCGAGCATGGTGCGGCACGCGGCGTACGGGTAGTCATCAGCGTGCCCGACGGCGAGGAAATCGCCAAGAAAACACTGAATTCCCGCTTGGGTATCATAGGCGGCATCTCCATCCTGGGCACGCGGGGTGTGGTCGTGCCGTTCTCCACGTCGGCCTACAAGGCCAGCGTGGTGCAGGCCATTTCAGTCGCGCAGGCTTCGGGCTGCGAGCACATCGTGCTGACGACCGGGGGCAGCAGCGAGAAATACGCCATGAAGATGATGCCCGAGCTGCCGGAGGAAGCCTTTATTCAGATGGGCGACTTCGTTGGCTTTGCCATTAAACACGGCAAACGTCTTGGCATGAAACGCATCAGCCTGGTGGGTATGCCAGGCAAGTTTGCCAAAGTGGCTCAAGGCGTCATGATGGTCCATTCCAAGAGCGCGCCGGTGGATTTTGGATTTCTTGCGTCCGTGGCTCGGGAAACCGGGGCGGGAGAAGAATTGGCCCAGGCGATCGAGGAAGCCAACACGGCGACGCAGGTGGCAGATATGATGACGGAGGCCGGATTTTTGCCATATTTCGAAAAATTGTGTACATATGCCTGCAGGCACTGTCTGGAACATGCCGGGGGCGGTTTAACGGTAGAGGTCGTGCTTGTCACGATGAAAGGAATGGAACTGGGGAGGGCGGAAGTAAGTGAACTGGACGGCATCAACGGAAACGAATGA
- a CDS encoding ThuA domain-containing protein, protein MDHRKKALLLGDYTHPDWHPMQGVDVEISRIFHDIMTVQCSENRNMLLQENISGFDVCISYFDDWRGKASPQQTAGLLSYVSNGGGLVIIHNGISLQNRYELAQMMGAKFLHHPAYAPLEFKVTATNHPVTEGISDFAMEEEAYLFEFGTFTETTVLLEYQSEEGPKPAAWAHTYGLGRIVYLMPGHHVPSFAHETYRQLVLQAGKWAARYV, encoded by the coding sequence ATGGATCATCGTAAAAAGGCACTGCTGCTCGGCGATTACACTCATCCCGACTGGCATCCGATGCAAGGCGTGGACGTGGAGATCAGTCGAATCTTCCACGATATCATGACCGTACAGTGCAGCGAAAATCGCAACATGCTGCTTCAGGAAAATATATCGGGATTCGATGTGTGCATCTCGTATTTTGACGACTGGAGAGGCAAAGCTTCTCCGCAGCAGACAGCGGGATTGCTGTCTTACGTCAGCAATGGGGGAGGGCTCGTCATCATCCACAACGGCATCTCCCTGCAAAACCGCTATGAGCTGGCGCAGATGATGGGCGCAAAATTTTTGCACCATCCGGCCTATGCTCCGTTGGAGTTCAAGGTCACGGCGACGAATCATCCCGTAACCGAAGGCATTTCGGATTTTGCAATGGAAGAGGAAGCCTACCTGTTTGAGTTCGGCACATTCACCGAAACGACGGTGCTTCTGGAGTATCAGTCCGAGGAAGGACCGAAGCCGGCCGCGTGGGCGCATACATACGGTCTTGGACGGATCGTGTATCTGATGCCCGGACATCACGTGCCTTCTTTTGCCCATGAAACCTATCGTCAGCTGGTGCTGCAAGCAGGGAAATGGGCTGCCCGTTACGTGTAA
- the cbiE gene encoding precorrin-6y C5,15-methyltransferase (decarboxylating) subunit CbiE, whose translation MIGIGEEGAAGLTADSLACIEQADVLVGGERLLQFFPAFAGEKLTIRSGLGELVAKIKELHATQNVVVLASGDPLFYGIAGYMARKLGPDALDIRPNLSSLQLAFARLGESWQDAVLESVHGRPLQGLAQRIDGKAKIALLTDDKNSPAAIAAYLQHFGMTEYDAFVAENLGSKDERTRRYTLDELAETECSPLNVVILLRRKDAPPARRGFGFADEEFHQRKPEKGLITKREVRVFSLSELCLRDDSVVWDIGAGSGSVAVECTRLASKGQVFAVEKNEGDLANIEANRIKFRTDFTVLHAKAPAGLDGWPDPDAVFIGGSGGELAELIALCASRLRPEGRIVVNAATIETLHDSMKAMQGAGLDASVTLLQTARSKPILNMTRFDGLNPIYVITGRHKTEELTGESGAEERKGQTT comes from the coding sequence ATGATCGGCATTGGCGAGGAGGGTGCAGCAGGCTTGACTGCGGACAGCCTCGCTTGCATCGAGCAGGCGGACGTGCTGGTTGGCGGCGAGAGGCTGCTGCAGTTCTTTCCTGCGTTTGCAGGCGAGAAATTAACGATCCGAAGCGGACTGGGCGAACTGGTCGCAAAAATAAAGGAGCTTCATGCCACGCAAAACGTGGTCGTGCTTGCCTCAGGGGACCCGCTGTTTTACGGCATCGCCGGGTACATGGCGCGTAAGCTGGGCCCGGATGCGCTGGACATCCGGCCGAATCTCAGCTCGCTGCAGCTGGCATTTGCCCGGCTGGGCGAGAGCTGGCAGGACGCCGTGCTGGAGAGCGTGCACGGTCGGCCCTTGCAAGGGCTGGCGCAGCGCATCGACGGTAAGGCCAAAATCGCGCTGCTGACCGACGACAAAAACAGCCCCGCCGCCATTGCCGCATATTTGCAGCATTTCGGCATGACCGAATACGATGCGTTTGTGGCCGAAAACCTTGGCAGCAAGGATGAGCGTACAAGACGTTACACGCTGGACGAGCTGGCAGAGACGGAATGCAGTCCGCTGAACGTCGTCATTTTGCTGCGCCGCAAGGATGCGCCGCCGGCGCGCCGAGGGTTCGGCTTTGCGGATGAGGAGTTCCACCAGCGGAAGCCGGAGAAGGGCTTGATCACGAAGCGCGAAGTGCGCGTGTTCAGCCTGTCCGAGCTGTGCTTGCGGGACGACAGCGTCGTGTGGGACATCGGAGCGGGCTCCGGCTCGGTGGCCGTGGAGTGCACGCGGCTTGCGTCGAAGGGCCAAGTCTTCGCCGTCGAAAAAAATGAAGGCGACCTCGCGAACATCGAGGCCAATCGCATCAAATTCCGGACGGACTTCACCGTCCTGCATGCCAAGGCCCCTGCGGGGCTGGACGGCTGGCCCGACCCGGACGCCGTCTTCATCGGCGGCAGCGGCGGCGAGCTCGCCGAGCTGATCGCGCTCTGCGCGTCCCGACTGCGTCCGGAGGGACGCATCGTGGTCAATGCAGCGACGATCGAAACGCTGCATGACAGCATGAAGGCCATGCAGGGCGCAGGCCTGGATGCATCGGTGACGCTGCTGCAGACGGCGCGCAGCAAACCGATCCTGAACATGACGCGTTTCGACGGGCTGAACCCGATCTACGTGATCACAGGTCGGCACAAGACGGAAGAGCTAACCGGGGAGAGCGGAGCGGAAGAGAGAAAGGGGCAAACAACATGA
- a CDS encoding cobyrinate a,c-diamide synthase has translation MTNSNMASNQEVNFTDLNRPRLIIAGTGSGAGKTTVTLGLMKALAGRGLRVQGFKCGPDYIDPTYHTAVTGRASRNLDAWMTSPEYVRTAFAKASVGQDISIIEGVMGLYDGKDPLSNTGSTAEIALVTQTPVLLVVDVRSMARSAAAIVLGFQQLEPELNIAGVIVNRCGSAGHYGIVKKAIEQMCGIPVVGWLKRDEELSIPERHLGLVPAIERGELEPLFQRAADVLLEGTDLDAIMAIAAGAPPLDAWESIDTSEFSRPSEHQNTQQTSEQRPTIAVARDAAFNFYYPDNLELLEEAGARLIYFSPLAGDGIPDDADGIYLGGGFPEEFAADIAANRSFLAGLREAVRKDMPLFAECGGYMVLAETLTDRQGETHAMAGIVPADVQMQTKRAALGYREAHAVKSTFLLEQGEGVRGHEFHYSTMTYKEGFETPFAYETKGLRGMKKEGYAAGSVMAGYTHVHFGSNPAAAQRWVTHCLHYKLKGQTGHKES, from the coding sequence ATGACGAATTCGAACATGGCCTCGAATCAAGAAGTGAATTTTACAGACTTGAACAGGCCCCGATTGATTATCGCGGGCACGGGCAGCGGCGCGGGCAAAACGACCGTAACCCTTGGCCTGATGAAGGCCCTTGCCGGCCGCGGCTTGCGTGTACAGGGCTTTAAATGCGGACCCGATTACATTGACCCGACGTATCATACGGCCGTTACGGGCAGAGCTTCCCGCAATCTCGATGCATGGATGACATCGCCGGAATACGTGCGCACTGCTTTTGCCAAGGCTTCGGTCGGGCAGGATATCTCCATCATTGAGGGCGTCATGGGTCTCTACGATGGGAAGGACCCGCTCAGCAACACGGGATCTACGGCGGAAATTGCACTCGTGACGCAAACGCCCGTCCTGCTGGTCGTGGACGTGCGCAGCATGGCCCGCAGTGCGGCTGCCATCGTGCTTGGCTTCCAACAGCTGGAGCCCGAGCTGAACATTGCGGGCGTGATCGTGAACCGCTGCGGCAGTGCCGGACATTACGGTATCGTCAAAAAAGCGATTGAGCAAATGTGCGGCATTCCTGTCGTTGGCTGGCTGAAGCGCGATGAGGAGCTTTCGATACCGGAGCGCCATTTGGGATTGGTGCCGGCCATTGAACGCGGCGAGCTGGAGCCATTGTTCCAGCGTGCAGCCGATGTGCTGCTCGAAGGCACCGACCTGGATGCGATTATGGCGATTGCTGCTGGCGCGCCGCCGCTTGATGCTTGGGAGAGTATAGATACATCTGAATTTTCGCGCCCATCCGAACACCAGAACACTCAGCAGACCTCTGAACAGCGGCCTACGATTGCGGTAGCACGAGATGCAGCATTCAATTTTTATTATCCCGACAATCTGGAGCTATTAGAGGAAGCCGGTGCCAGGCTGATATATTTCAGTCCGCTGGCGGGTGATGGCATTCCGGATGATGCGGACGGCATCTATCTGGGAGGTGGATTCCCCGAGGAGTTTGCCGCCGACATTGCCGCGAATCGCAGTTTTCTTGCAGGTTTGAGAGAGGCGGTTCGGAAGGACATGCCTCTCTTTGCCGAGTGCGGGGGGTATATGGTACTGGCCGAGACGCTGACCGATCGCCAGGGAGAAACGCATGCGATGGCAGGCATCGTGCCTGCCGATGTGCAGATGCAGACCAAGCGGGCCGCTCTGGGCTACCGTGAAGCCCATGCGGTTAAGAGCACTTTTTTGTTGGAACAAGGAGAAGGAGTGAGAGGGCATGAGTTCCATTACTCCACCATGACTTATAAGGAAGGCTTCGAGACTCCATTTGCCTATGAAACCAAGGGACTGCGAGGGATGAAGAAGGAGGGGTATGCTGCAGGGAGCGTAATGGCCGGTTATACGCACGTTCACTTCGGATCGAATCCGGCTGCGGCGCAAAGATGGGTAACCCACTGCCTCCATTACAAGCTGAAAGGCCAAACTGGTCATAAAGAATCTTGA
- a CDS encoding cobalamin biosynthesis protein — protein MSNPFAVVAITKHGVQIARELAGQFPGTDVYYMTKFARGDEEELGYRMFEGSVKLILPDLFKQYNGIILIISLGAVVRMIAPLLVDKKVDPAVLVIDDRGENVISVLSGHLGGANELTRQVASVLGSHAVITTASDVQGTIPVDLFGRELGWTVDSFDKATPVSAAVVNEEPVALIRETGERNWWKYDKPVPDHIRVFDRLEDAASFDFNAALVVSDRLLTKAEQERFLSNGVLYRPKSLVLGMGCNRGTAMEELEREMLATLEELSLSVKSVRNVATIDLKKDEEGLLALCAKYGWELVTYTPAELNAVELPNPSETVFKYTGAYGVCEPAALLSSGADHWLLEKKKSGNLTLSVARIPF, from the coding sequence GTGAGTAACCCGTTTGCGGTCGTGGCGATCACAAAGCATGGGGTGCAAATTGCACGCGAGCTGGCCGGGCAATTCCCCGGTACCGACGTATACTACATGACCAAGTTTGCGCGGGGAGATGAGGAAGAACTCGGCTATCGCATGTTCGAGGGTTCCGTGAAGCTGATTTTGCCGGACCTGTTCAAACAGTACAACGGCATCATTCTCATCATTTCGCTCGGAGCGGTGGTGCGTATGATCGCGCCGCTGTTGGTCGACAAAAAAGTGGACCCGGCCGTGCTCGTCATCGATGATCGCGGCGAGAACGTCATCAGCGTGCTGTCCGGGCATCTGGGCGGCGCAAACGAGCTGACCCGGCAAGTGGCGAGTGTGCTTGGTTCGCACGCCGTCATTACGACGGCTTCCGACGTGCAGGGCACGATCCCTGTTGACCTGTTCGGCCGCGAGCTGGGCTGGACGGTGGACAGCTTCGACAAGGCCACGCCCGTCAGCGCGGCCGTCGTGAACGAGGAGCCTGTGGCTTTGATCCGGGAAACCGGGGAGCGGAACTGGTGGAAGTACGACAAACCCGTCCCGGATCACATTCGCGTGTTCGATCGTCTGGAGGACGCAGCATCGTTCGACTTCAATGCCGCATTGGTCGTCAGCGATCGCCTGCTGACAAAGGCCGAGCAGGAGCGTTTCCTCAGCAACGGGGTGCTCTACCGTCCGAAGAGCCTGGTGCTTGGCATGGGCTGCAATCGCGGTACGGCCATGGAAGAGCTGGAGCGGGAAATGCTCGCCACATTGGAGGAGCTGTCCCTATCGGTCAAAAGCGTGCGCAACGTAGCTACAATTGACTTGAAAAAAGACGAAGAGGGCCTGCTTGCGCTTTGCGCCAAGTACGGCTGGGAGCTGGTCACGTATACGCCGGCGGAGTTGAACGCGGTCGAGCTGCCAAACCCGTCGGAAACGGTGTTCAAGTACACAGGAGCTTACGGCGTGTGCGAACCGGCGGCACTGCTTTCTTCCGGTGCGGACCACTGGTTACTGGAGAAGAAAAAAAGCGGCAATTTGACGCTGTCGGTTGCCCGCATCCCATTTTGA
- the cobI gene encoding precorrin-2 C(20)-methyltransferase: MSTAAVGTLYGVGVGPGDPELITVKAYRMIRECPVVAYPKKRKGGKSYAHEIVELYVNPEEKEMLGLIFPMTKDPVVLEREWNKTVEACWGALKEGKDVAFVTEGDPNLYSTFIHLARLMRELHPEVPISSIPGISSVLGAAAALDMHLADGDEQVGIVPATSDKEAMRKAIENHDTIVFIKVAKVLDLMLELLDEMGLGGKASVVTKVTSPYELVWRDARELKGQELEYLTLMVVSK, from the coding sequence ATGAGCACGGCAGCAGTAGGCACGCTGTATGGCGTAGGGGTCGGTCCGGGAGACCCGGAACTGATTACGGTCAAAGCGTATCGCATGATCCGGGAATGCCCGGTCGTTGCGTATCCGAAGAAGCGGAAGGGCGGCAAATCGTATGCCCACGAAATCGTTGAGCTGTACGTGAACCCCGAAGAAAAGGAAATGCTTGGCCTGATCTTTCCGATGACGAAAGACCCGGTCGTGCTGGAACGCGAGTGGAACAAAACGGTGGAAGCATGCTGGGGTGCGCTGAAGGAAGGCAAGGACGTGGCTTTCGTGACCGAGGGCGATCCGAACCTGTACAGCACGTTCATTCACCTTGCGCGTTTGATGCGCGAGCTACATCCGGAAGTGCCGATCTCATCGATTCCGGGCATTTCGTCCGTGCTGGGTGCGGCGGCGGCGTTGGACATGCATTTGGCGGACGGCGATGAGCAGGTAGGCATCGTTCCGGCGACTTCCGACAAGGAGGCGATGCGGAAAGCGATCGAAAACCACGATACGATCGTGTTCATCAAGGTGGCCAAGGTGCTTGACCTGATGCTGGAGCTGCTGGACGAAATGGGACTCGGCGGTAAAGCTTCGGTGGTCACGAAAGTGACTTCTCCGTATGAGCTGGTTTGGCGCGACGCACGCGAGCTGAAAGGGCAGGAGCTGGAATATTTGACTCTGATGGTGGTGAGCAAATGA
- a CDS encoding AarF/ABC1/UbiB kinase family protein yields the protein MAVRIKHVGRYREIAMALVRHGFGYMVEELGLFQLLALPRRWMSREEHASKTLSERIRLVLQELGPAFVKLGQLASTRADLLPDPVIRELVKLQDQVPPFSSDTARGILEQELDMPLEEIFSRFEDTPVAAASIGQVHLGRLRSGEAVAIKVQRPGIARIVQRDLDILRELTAMAEKRWDWVRQYQIPQMVEEYAAALLAELDYTVEGRNTEKIALQYEGDGQAKIPEIYWDQTSSRILTMEYIEGIKLNDPDELAKRGYDVKDIAQRLVDAILNQIFLHGFFHADPHPGNLMVLKDGRIAFIDFGMVGSLSEEMRKHLASLVIGLMRKDTEAMIRAIEKLGMMPDDIDERGLHNDLDKLRAKYYDISFSKISVGQALNDLFGVAQRHRIIMPPDILLMGKSLLTLEGVIEHLDPTVSIVDMAEPFGRKLLKDRFNPGKIKNRLFRSAADMAESVMGLPGQLRQLSSIISKGKLRLEVSVPELETLLRRLDQISNRLSFSIVLLAFCIIMVGLIIGSSISHQSTMLWDIPVIEIGFLVAILMVAFLLYSIFKSGRF from the coding sequence ATGGCCGTGCGCATCAAACATGTCGGCAGATACCGCGAAATCGCCATGGCGCTGGTGCGCCATGGCTTCGGGTATATGGTGGAGGAGCTGGGACTTTTCCAGCTGCTGGCCCTGCCCCGGCGTTGGATGTCCCGTGAGGAGCATGCAAGCAAAACGTTGAGCGAGCGGATTCGGCTGGTGCTGCAGGAATTGGGACCGGCTTTCGTGAAACTGGGGCAGCTGGCAAGCACGCGGGCGGATTTGCTGCCCGATCCGGTGATCCGGGAATTGGTGAAACTGCAGGATCAGGTGCCGCCGTTTTCTTCGGACACGGCGCGGGGGATTTTGGAACAGGAATTGGATATGCCGCTCGAGGAGATCTTTTCCCGGTTCGAGGATACTCCCGTAGCAGCGGCCAGCATCGGTCAGGTGCATTTGGGCAGGCTGCGGAGCGGGGAAGCCGTGGCTATCAAGGTCCAGCGGCCCGGCATTGCGCGCATCGTGCAGCGAGACCTGGACATTCTGCGCGAGTTGACGGCCATGGCCGAGAAGCGGTGGGACTGGGTCCGACAGTATCAAATTCCGCAAATGGTCGAGGAGTACGCTGCGGCCTTGCTGGCCGAGCTGGACTACACGGTGGAAGGCCGCAATACGGAAAAGATCGCGCTGCAGTATGAAGGGGACGGCCAGGCGAAGATTCCGGAAATTTATTGGGATCAAACGTCATCTCGCATCCTGACGATGGAGTATATTGAGGGCATCAAGCTGAACGACCCCGATGAGCTGGCGAAACGCGGGTATGACGTGAAGGATATCGCACAGCGGTTGGTTGATGCGATCTTGAACCAAATATTTCTGCACGGTTTTTTTCATGCCGATCCACATCCGGGGAACTTGATGGTGCTTAAGGATGGGCGTATCGCCTTCATTGACTTCGGCATGGTGGGCAGCCTGAGCGAGGAAATGAGGAAGCATCTGGCATCGCTGGTCATTGGGCTCATGCGCAAGGATACCGAGGCCATGATCCGGGCCATCGAGAAGCTGGGCATGATGCCGGATGATATCGACGAGCGTGGGCTCCACAACGATTTGGACAAACTGCGGGCCAAATATTACGATATTTCTTTTTCGAAAATCAGCGTAGGTCAAGCATTGAATGATCTGTTCGGCGTTGCTCAGCGTCACAGGATCATTATGCCGCCGGACATCCTTCTGATGGGCAAGTCACTGCTGACGCTGGAAGGCGTAATCGAACATCTCGACCCTACCGTGAGCATCGTGGACATGGCCGAGCCTTTTGGCCGCAAGCTGCTCAAGGATCGTTTTAACCCGGGGAAAATCAAAAACAGGCTGTTCCGCAGCGCGGCCGACATGGCGGAAAGCGTCATGGGATTGCCGGGGCAGCTGCGACAGCTCTCATCCATCATCAGCAAGGGCAAGCTGCGCCTGGAAGTCAGCGTCCCTGAACTGGAAACGCTGCTTCGCAGGCTGGACCAGATCAGCAACCGTCTATCGTTCAGCATTGTGTTGTTGGCCTTTTGCATCATTATGGTCGGATTGATCATCGGTTCTTCCATCAGTCACCAATCCACGATGTTATGGGACATTCCTGTGATCGAGATCGGATTTCTGGTCGCGATTCTCATGGTGGCGTTTCTACTCTATTCGATATTCAAGTCAGGCAGGTTCTGA
- the cobM gene encoding precorrin-4 C(11)-methyltransferase, translated as MKTLEPKVYIVGAGPGDPELITVKGSNILRSVDLVLYTDSLVNDELIATAKPEAEVLQSSGMDLERQVELMGEAVRAGRSVARVHTGDPAVYGAILEQMVLLKQQGVAYEIIPGVSSVFASAAVLGAELTVPDLTQTVILTRAEGRTPVPEREKLRDLASHHCTVALFLSATLAKKVVNEFLAAGWSEDTPVAVVQRATWPDQKIVRTTLANLPADLRAAGITMHAMILAGWALDPDIVNRDAHRSKLYDKTFTHGYRKGVKAGE; from the coding sequence ATGAAAACATTGGAACCGAAAGTATACATCGTCGGCGCCGGACCCGGCGATCCCGAGCTGATCACGGTCAAAGGTTCGAACATTTTGCGCAGCGTCGACCTGGTGCTGTACACCGATTCGCTCGTCAATGACGAATTGATCGCGACGGCGAAGCCGGAAGCCGAAGTGCTGCAAAGCTCGGGCATGGACCTGGAGCGGCAGGTCGAGCTGATGGGCGAGGCCGTGCGCGCAGGGCGGAGCGTAGCTCGCGTACATACGGGCGATCCGGCCGTGTACGGCGCCATTTTGGAACAGATGGTGCTGCTCAAGCAGCAGGGCGTTGCTTACGAGATCATTCCGGGCGTCAGCTCGGTATTTGCCTCGGCGGCAGTGCTCGGCGCGGAATTGACCGTGCCGGACCTGACGCAGACGGTCATCTTGACCCGTGCCGAGGGCCGTACGCCCGTGCCGGAGCGGGAGAAGCTGCGCGATCTGGCTTCGCATCACTGCACGGTGGCATTATTCTTGAGCGCAACGCTGGCGAAAAAGGTCGTAAACGAATTCCTCGCGGCCGGTTGGAGCGAGGATACGCCGGTGGCCGTCGTTCAGCGGGCGACATGGCCTGATCAGAAGATCGTGCGCACGACGCTGGCAAACCTCCCAGCCGACCTGCGTGCCGCAGGCATTACGATGCATGCGATGATTTTGGCCGGATGGGCGCTCGATCCCGACATCGTGAACCGGGATGCCCACCGCTCCAAGCTGTACGACAAAACCTTCACGCACGGCTACCGCAAAGGGGTGAAGGCCGGTGAGTAA